A portion of the Hoplias malabaricus isolate fHopMal1 chromosome 1, fHopMal1.hap1, whole genome shotgun sequence genome contains these proteins:
- the sgk3 gene encoding serine/threonine-protein kinase Sgk3 has product MDSSCPNVSIPCHNEQRDKKKRYTVYKVMVSVGRHEWFVFRRYTEFDKLYNTLKKQYPALNLKIPAKRIFGDNFDPEFIKQRRTGLHEFIQKIVSHPQLSNHPDVRDFLQMDKSKNFSDASEDEDEKNNSTSRNINLGPSGNPQAKPTDFDFLKVIGKGSFGKVLLAKRKRDGKYYAIKVLQKKVILKRREQKHIMAERNVLLKNVKHPFLVGLHYSFQTTDKLYFVLDFVNGGELFFHLQKERTFLEPRAKFYIAEMASALGYLHSLNIVYRDLKPENILLDSQGHIVLTDFGLCKEGISQADTTTTFCGTPEYLAPEVLRKQPYDNTVDWWCLGSVLYEMLYGLPPFYSRDTQEMYENILHKELPMRPGVSTTAWSILQALLEKDNVRRLGYRDDFNEVKSHDFFSSINWDDLEQKKIPPPFNPTVGSQYDISNFDPEFTEETVPKSVCFSTDHSIVNASVMEADDAFLGFSYAPPSDDSFL; this is encoded by the exons ATGGACTCCAGCTGCCCGAATGTCAGCATTCCTTGCCACAATGAGCAGAGAGACAAGAAAAAGCGCTACACT GTTTACAAAGTGATGGTTAGTGTTGGAAGACATGAATGGTTTGTCTTCAGGAGATACACAGAATTTGATAAACTGTATAACACA CTGAAAAAACAGTATCCTGCTTTGAATTTGAAGATACCTGCTAAAAGGATATTTGGCGACAACTTTGACCCAG AGTTTataaagcaaagaagaacgggGTTACATGAGTTTATCCAGAAAATTGTATCCCATCCACAGCTCAGCAACCA CCCTGATGTCCGTGACTTTCTGCAGATGGACAAATCAAAAAACTTTTCAGATGCctcagaagatgaagatgagaag aataACTCTACCTCCCGAAATATAAACCTGGGTCCATCTGGAAATCCCCA GGCAAAACCCACTGACTTTGACTTTCTTAAAGTCATTGGGAAGGGGAGCTTTGGAAAG GTACTCCTTGCAAAGAGGAAACGAGACGGGAAGTATTATGCAATTAAAGTATTGCAAAAAAAGGTCATTTTAAAAAGAAGAGAG caaaaacacaTCATGGCAGAGCGCAACGTCCTGTTGAAAAATGTGAAGCACCCTTTCCTAGTTGGATTGCACTACTCCTTCCAGACAACAGACAAGTTGTACTTTGTCTTGGATTTTGTCAATGGAGGAGAA CTTTTCTTCCACCTTCAAAAAGAGAGAACCTTTCTTGAACCCAGGGCAAAGTTTTACATCGCTGAGATGGCGAGCGCACTGGGTTACCTGCACTCTCTCAACATTGTTTACAG GGATTTGAAACCAGAAAATATCCTGCTGGACTCCCAA GGGCATATAGTCTTGACAGATTTTGGATTGTGCAAGGAGGGAATCTCTCAAGCAGATACAACCACCACATTTTGTGGAACACCTGAG TATCTGGCTCCAGAGGTACTAAGGAAACAGCCATATGACAACACTGTGGACTGGTGGTGTCTGGGCTCTGTGCTCTATGAGATGCTGTATGGCCTG CCTCCATTCTATAGCAGGGACACTCAGGAGATGTATGAAAACATCCTGCATAAGGAACTGCCAATGCGGCCTGGTGTGTCCACAACTGCCTGGTCCATCTTGCAGGCTCTGCTAGAGAAAGATAACGTCAGGAGGCTGGGATACAGGGACGACTTT AATGAAGTCAAAAGCCATGACTTTTTCTCTTCCATCAACTGGGATGACCTTGAACAAAAAAAGATTCCACCGCCATTTAACCCCACTGTG GGCTCACAATATGACATTTCAAATTTCGATCCAGAATTCACAGAAGAAACTGTCCCTAAATCTGTGTGCTTCTCCACGGACCACTCTATTGTCAACGCTAGTGTCATGGAGGCAGATGATGCTTT